A genomic segment from Candidatus Brocadia sinica JPN1 encodes:
- the lipA gene encoding lipoyl synthase, whose protein sequence is MRPKWLRVKLPAGRNYHEIKGVLREKRLHTVCEEAICPNIGECFEKRTATFLILGDTCTRQCGFCAVKKGSPSGVDREEPRRIAEAVKQIELKYIVITSVTRDDLSDGGASAYAETIKCIREQVKDCKIEVLIPDFGGVSIALETVINARPDVLNHNIETIPRLYPQVRPMASYERSLELLKNAREKNPFLTTKSGLMVGLGEKWDEIINAMHDIRNAGCDMLTIGQYLSPKRNALLIERYYTADEFELLQLEGERLGFHHIESGPLVRSSYHAKMQSDNILA, encoded by the coding sequence ATGCGTCCAAAGTGGCTAAGGGTAAAGTTACCAGCAGGAAGAAATTACCATGAGATAAAAGGTGTTCTGCGGGAGAAACGACTTCACACTGTATGCGAGGAAGCAATATGTCCAAATATCGGAGAATGTTTTGAAAAACGAACCGCGACATTTTTAATACTTGGTGACACCTGTACCAGACAGTGTGGATTTTGTGCTGTGAAGAAGGGCAGCCCCTCTGGGGTAGATAGGGAGGAACCCCGTCGAATCGCTGAAGCTGTTAAACAGATAGAATTAAAATACATCGTAATTACCTCTGTAACAAGGGACGATCTTTCCGATGGTGGTGCATCAGCCTATGCAGAAACAATCAAATGTATTCGAGAACAAGTGAAAGATTGCAAAATAGAAGTTTTGATACCTGATTTTGGCGGGGTTTCAATAGCATTGGAAACAGTAATCAACGCCAGACCAGACGTATTAAATCACAATATAGAAACGATACCTCGCCTTTATCCACAAGTGAGACCTATGGCCAGTTATGAACGCTCCCTGGAATTATTAAAGAATGCACGCGAGAAAAATCCTTTTTTAACAACAAAATCCGGGCTTATGGTGGGTTTAGGTGAAAAATGGGATGAGATAATCAATGCCATGCATGATATAAGGAATGCAGGGTGTGATATGCTCACCATTGGTCAGTATCTGAGTCCAAAGAGAAACGCCTTACTGATCGAGCGTTATTATACCGCCGATGAATTTGAACTGTTGCAGTTAGAAGGGGAGAGATTAGGATTTCATCACATAGAATCGGGACCACTGGTTCGGAGTTCCTACCATGCAAAGATGCAATCAGATAACATTCTTGCCTGA
- a CDS encoding NAD(P)H-hydrate epimerase has translation MKESLTREEMRELDRKAIEEYKIPGLILMENAGRNVAEEVLKMTDDPQRTKVAILCGKGNNGGDGYVVARHLHNHHVPVDVFLVANISDILKDGDAGTNLQILLPMKIPIREILGITEIASVLKELGSYDIIIDALFGTGLSGEVRQPFKTLIEGVNNLNKPIVSVDIPSGLDCNNGNILGAAMKATKTVTFAASKRGFYLGNGPVHTGKIIITDISIPKELLP, from the coding sequence GTGAAAGAGTCATTAACTCGTGAAGAAATGAGGGAATTAGATAGAAAGGCCATTGAAGAATATAAAATTCCTGGCCTTATCCTCATGGAAAATGCCGGAAGGAATGTGGCTGAGGAGGTATTAAAAATGACAGATGATCCTCAGCGGACAAAAGTAGCCATTCTATGTGGAAAAGGAAATAACGGTGGCGATGGGTATGTCGTAGCGAGACATCTTCATAACCATCACGTTCCCGTGGATGTCTTTCTCGTTGCAAATATCTCGGACATCTTAAAGGATGGAGATGCCGGCACAAACCTACAAATACTCCTGCCTATGAAAATTCCCATTAGAGAAATACTTGGTATTACAGAAATAGCAAGTGTCCTAAAAGAATTGGGCAGTTATGACATCATCATCGACGCATTGTTTGGAACAGGACTTTCGGGAGAGGTACGGCAACCATTTAAAACACTCATCGAGGGTGTTAATAACCTGAATAAACCCATTGTATCTGTGGATATACCTTCAGGGCTTGACTGTAATAATGGCAACATTCTGGGTGCCGCCATGAAGGCTACAAAAACCGTAACCTTTGCAGCAAGTAAAAGGGGTTTTTATTTGGGAAACGGACCGGTTCATACGGGGAAGATTATCATAACCGATATTAGTATTCCCAAGGAATTGTTACCATAA
- a CDS encoding menaquinone biosynthetic enzyme MqnA/MqnD family protein, translating to MTKKLRLGVVPYMNAKPLIYGLNQQTNAVELLFEVPSLLPTMLNNDQIDVAIIPSIEYFRSGDYAIIPNISISSCGAVESVKIFSKVPIHNIRVAALDKSSLTSCALTRIILKEQYHLSPQYTQWNKEYDISRTDTDAALIIGDNAMKVIDNEYVTLDLGQAWFEFTGLPFVYAVWVVKRDRRIPGINKLLKNAKEAGIRSVRKLAVTESHRLQLTEQRCLNYLTNSIRYNLGKEEIKGLQTFYQYAMSSGLVPKGAEIVFNDS from the coding sequence ATGACGAAAAAACTCAGGCTTGGTGTCGTCCCTTACATGAACGCCAAGCCATTGATTTATGGATTAAACCAGCAAACAAACGCGGTTGAATTATTATTTGAAGTACCCTCTCTTCTTCCCACAATGCTGAACAATGATCAGATCGATGTGGCCATCATCCCTTCCATAGAATATTTCAGGAGCGGCGATTATGCTATCATTCCTAATATTTCTATATCTTCGTGCGGGGCAGTTGAGAGCGTAAAGATATTTTCAAAAGTCCCGATACACAATATACGCGTTGCTGCCTTAGACAAAAGTTCTTTAACCTCTTGCGCACTTACCAGAATCATCCTGAAGGAACAATATCACCTTTCACCTCAATACACACAATGGAACAAGGAATATGATATTTCCCGCACCGATACGGATGCAGCCCTCATCATTGGAGATAATGCCATGAAGGTCATCGACAATGAATACGTCACCCTGGATTTGGGGCAAGCATGGTTTGAATTTACTGGGCTTCCCTTTGTCTATGCCGTCTGGGTTGTGAAAAGAGACCGTCGCATACCGGGCATAAACAAACTGTTAAAAAATGCAAAGGAGGCCGGTATTCGGTCCGTGAGGAAACTAGCTGTTACTGAATCGCATCGCCTTCAATTAACAGAACAGAGATGTTTGAACTATCTGACAAACTCCATTCGTTATAATTTGGGCAAAGAAGAAATAAAGGGTCTTCAAACATTTTATCAGTATGCGATGTCTTCAGGACTCGTCCCCAAAGGTGCAGAGATTGTTTTCAATGACTCCTGA
- the hutH gene encoding histidine ammonia-lyase, with product MEYIVLNGNDLTFDQFMKGVRNGYQVMLSDAAEVRVMKARETIQCALNSKRIIYGLTTGFGALSDVVISKEQTKQLQKNILMSHAAGVGNFLDEETTKATLLLKINDFAKGHAGIKPETLRTLVEMLNKGVYPLMPEKGSVGASGDLAPLAHMALVLVGQGQALFKGRIFSGKTAMEEAGIQLVDLDAGEGLALINGTQVMTAIGAITVCDAVNLLKAADIAAGMSLEVLLASNVELDKKIHDVRPHPGQIISADNLRRIIQNSEIVSSHKDCSRVQDAYSIRCSPQVHGASLNALHYARRVLEIEMNAATDNPLIFSDTDQIISGGNFHGQPVALALDFLAIGLSEIANISERRTERLVNPQLSGLPAFLIKDAGLNSGFMIAQYTAAALVSENKVLAHPASVDSIPTSANKEDHVSMGAIAARKCREVLKNAEQVISIELLCAAQAMDLFTNLKAGAGTMEAYRLIRKHISHMEQDRILSDDINTMYKLIHEGKILNAVESKIGPLN from the coding sequence ATGGAATACATAGTTCTCAACGGTAATGACCTTACCTTCGATCAATTCATGAAAGGGGTGAGGAATGGGTACCAGGTAATGCTGAGCGATGCAGCCGAGGTAAGGGTGATGAAGGCGCGTGAAACTATACAGTGTGCATTAAACTCTAAACGGATTATTTATGGACTGACTACCGGTTTTGGTGCCCTGAGCGATGTGGTTATTTCAAAAGAACAAACAAAACAATTGCAAAAGAATATATTGATGAGTCATGCGGCTGGCGTGGGAAACTTTTTGGACGAAGAAACTACAAAAGCTACTCTGCTTCTCAAAATTAACGATTTTGCGAAGGGTCATGCAGGGATCAAACCAGAGACATTAAGGACGCTTGTAGAGATGTTGAATAAGGGTGTCTATCCTCTGATGCCCGAAAAAGGTTCTGTTGGCGCCAGCGGCGATTTGGCTCCTCTTGCCCACATGGCTTTGGTTTTGGTTGGGCAGGGACAGGCCCTTTTTAAAGGTAGGATTTTCAGTGGAAAGACTGCTATGGAAGAGGCGGGCATTCAGTTAGTTGATCTTGATGCAGGGGAGGGATTGGCCCTCATAAATGGAACACAGGTCATGACGGCCATAGGGGCCATCACGGTCTGTGATGCCGTGAATTTGCTTAAGGCGGCCGATATAGCTGCTGGGATGAGTTTAGAGGTCTTGCTGGCATCTAATGTTGAACTGGACAAGAAGATCCATGATGTAAGACCCCATCCTGGCCAGATTATCAGTGCGGATAATCTTCGGCGCATTATCCAAAACAGTGAGATCGTTTCGTCGCATAAGGATTGTTCTCGCGTGCAGGATGCCTATTCCATACGATGCTCTCCGCAAGTGCATGGAGCCTCTCTAAATGCCCTTCATTATGCAAGGCGGGTTCTGGAAATTGAGATGAATGCGGCGACTGATAACCCTTTGATTTTCTCGGATACAGACCAGATTATATCAGGCGGAAACTTTCACGGTCAGCCAGTGGCGCTGGCGCTGGATTTTCTTGCCATTGGCCTGTCAGAGATAGCCAATATCTCGGAGAGGCGCACCGAACGGCTGGTAAACCCTCAACTGAGCGGCTTGCCTGCATTTCTTATAAAAGACGCCGGCCTCAATTCTGGTTTTATGATAGCACAATACACGGCTGCGGCCCTCGTTTCTGAGAACAAGGTACTTGCCCATCCAGCCAGCGTTGACTCTATTCCTACGTCTGCCAACAAGGAAGACCATGTAAGCATGGGGGCAATTGCCGCGAGGAAATGTCGGGAGGTGCTGAAAAATGCCGAACAGGTGATTTCCATTGAATTGCTGTGTGCTGCCCAGGCTATGGATCTGTTTACCAATCTCAAGGCGGGTGCAGGAACTATGGAGGCATACCGTCTTATTAGAAAGCACATTTCTCACATGGAACAAGACCGCATCTTGTCCGATGATATAAATACGATGTATAAACTGATACACGAGGGCAAAATCCTGAACGCAGTGGAAAGTAAGATCGGCCCGTTAAATTAA
- the lipB gene encoding lipoyl(octanoyl) transferase LipB, translating into MRRRSLLLQQDMVEYGKAWEFQKALLEARISNKIEDCLVLLQHPPTFTFGRRYKEANLISNKEYYVGNGFAVYKTDRGGLATYHGPGQVVGYPVIKMDSYTKDYYQYLRMLEDVMIRALSEFGITAKRSEGYTGVWINKAKIGFIGVRIALGYTMHGFSLNVNNDLSPFNFIIPCGIQGVRITSIQELVNENIKIEEVCHKLANHYANVFQVQMIPIQMKVMTQRIGFTKNLCEYINEGESDNS; encoded by the coding sequence ATGAGGCGAAGAAGTCTTCTCCTCCAACAGGATATGGTGGAGTATGGTAAGGCCTGGGAATTTCAAAAGGCGCTGCTTGAGGCAAGAATTTCTAACAAGATAGAAGATTGCCTTGTATTGCTTCAGCATCCACCTACCTTTACCTTCGGCCGCAGATACAAAGAGGCCAACTTGATATCGAATAAGGAATATTACGTGGGGAATGGTTTTGCCGTGTACAAAACTGATCGGGGTGGGTTGGCTACTTATCATGGTCCTGGTCAGGTTGTTGGCTATCCGGTCATAAAAATGGATTCCTACACGAAGGATTATTATCAATATCTGCGGATGCTGGAAGATGTAATGATAAGGGCGTTATCTGAATTTGGTATTACTGCCAAACGAAGTGAGGGATACACAGGGGTTTGGATAAATAAGGCAAAGATCGGGTTTATAGGTGTTCGGATTGCATTGGGTTATACTATGCATGGATTTTCTCTTAATGTGAACAATGATTTATCACCTTTCAATTTTATTATTCCTTGTGGAATTCAAGGGGTGAGGATTACTTCTATTCAGGAATTAGTAAACGAGAATATAAAAATTGAAGAGGTCTGTCATAAACTTGCGAATCATTATGCGAATGTATTTCAGGTACAGATGATACCTATCCAGATGAAGGTGATGACACAGAGGATTGGGTTTACGAAAAATTTATGTGAATATATAAATGAAGGCGAAAGTGACAATTCATAA
- a CDS encoding sensor domain-containing diguanylate cyclase, with the protein MKEGDLYRSLLDSLSGGIYVVDQNRVITYGNKGAETLTGYKNSEMVGKCCRGNILMYVDEQGRDVCEKECMAAESVVDGRSRSMEVYVRHKDGYRMPVLVRTSPIRNLNGQVIGAVEELCDNSSTVEFVHKIEELEKCVLLDPLTGLMKRRGLEMNLRSVFSVMHRHGWSYGIFFVDIDEFKRINDVYGDNIGDNVLKMVAKTLLNSVRASDMVGRWGGEELMVIAANVGEDHLYKIANKIRILIGQSGFSVGAESVRVTVSVCATMVQPDDSVDTLLKRINRLMEHCKVSGKNCVSV; encoded by the coding sequence ATGAAAGAAGGTGATTTATACAGAAGTTTGTTGGATAGTCTCTCTGGTGGAATATATGTTGTCGATCAGAATAGGGTAATTACTTATGGTAATAAAGGTGCAGAAACGCTTACCGGTTATAAGAACTCCGAGATGGTGGGCAAGTGTTGTAGAGGGAATATTCTGATGTATGTGGATGAACAGGGGAGGGACGTTTGTGAGAAAGAATGCATGGCTGCAGAATCAGTCGTTGATGGACGCTCACGGAGTATGGAGGTGTATGTCCGGCATAAAGATGGCTATCGGATGCCTGTGTTAGTGCGCACGTCACCGATCAGGAATTTAAATGGACAGGTTATAGGCGCTGTTGAGGAACTTTGCGATAATTCTTCGACGGTTGAGTTTGTTCATAAGATTGAGGAACTTGAAAAGTGCGTCTTACTTGACCCTCTCACAGGACTAATGAAAAGACGTGGATTGGAAATGAACCTGCGGTCTGTTTTTAGTGTGATGCATAGACATGGTTGGTCATATGGGATTTTTTTCGTGGATATCGATGAATTTAAAAGAATAAATGATGTCTACGGCGATAACATCGGGGATAATGTACTGAAGATGGTGGCAAAGACTCTGCTGAATAGTGTGAGAGCCTCGGATATGGTAGGTCGATGGGGTGGTGAGGAGCTTATGGTAATTGCTGCCAATGTTGGTGAGGATCACCTGTATAAAATTGCAAATAAGATACGTATTTTAATAGGGCAATCAGGTTTTTCCGTTGGAGCTGAGAGCGTTCGTGTTACAGTTTCTGTCTGTGCAACCATGGTACAACCAGATGATTCTGTGGATACGTTGCTTAAAAGAATAAACCGTTTAATGGAGCACTGCAAGGTTTCTGGCAAGAATTGTGTATCGGTATAG
- a CDS encoding alpha-ketoacid dehydrogenase subunit beta — MKEVTYLEAIKEAMDEEMTRDPTVFILGEDVGVYGGAFRATEGFFEKYGEWRVLDTPLSESGFTGAAIGAALVGMRPIVEMQFADFISCAFDQLVNVAAKNHYRWGAATPIVVRAPFGGNIHGGAFHSQCIEGFFFNVPGLKIVAPSTAYDAKGLLKAAIRDNDPVIYCEHKYLYRRIKDSIPEEDYIVPIGKARIALEGRDISVITYGAMVHTALEAAQVLKENGVSCEIVDLRTILPLDKKSIFNTVKKTNKVVVLHEQTKTGGVGAEVSALINEYCFDYLDGPIIRIAAQDTPVPYSAQMEEAFIPQPKNVISAVEKLMRY; from the coding sequence ATGAAAGAGGTTACCTATCTTGAGGCGATCAAAGAGGCAATGGATGAAGAAATGACACGAGACCCCACGGTATTTATTTTGGGTGAAGATGTGGGGGTTTATGGCGGTGCATTTCGTGCAACTGAAGGCTTTTTTGAAAAGTATGGAGAATGGCGCGTCCTGGATACGCCATTATCCGAATCCGGTTTTACCGGAGCCGCCATTGGCGCAGCGCTTGTGGGTATGCGTCCCATTGTGGAGATGCAGTTTGCCGATTTTATCTCCTGTGCGTTTGATCAACTGGTAAATGTGGCTGCAAAGAATCATTATCGATGGGGGGCAGCGACACCCATTGTTGTGCGGGCGCCCTTTGGTGGAAATATACATGGTGGAGCATTTCATTCACAATGTATTGAGGGATTCTTTTTTAATGTGCCAGGACTAAAAATCGTTGCGCCTTCCACAGCGTACGATGCTAAAGGATTACTAAAGGCTGCTATTCGTGATAATGACCCTGTTATTTATTGTGAGCATAAATATCTTTACAGGCGCATTAAAGATTCCATTCCTGAAGAAGATTATATCGTCCCGATAGGAAAGGCTCGCATTGCTTTGGAAGGCAGAGATATATCGGTTATTACATACGGGGCAATGGTTCACACTGCTCTTGAGGCGGCACAGGTACTGAAAGAAAATGGAGTCTCCTGCGAAATTGTTGACTTAAGAACCATCCTACCATTGGACAAAAAATCAATCTTTAATACCGTAAAAAAGACAAACAAAGTTGTTGTCTTGCATGAACAGACCAAAACGGGTGGTGTCGGGGCTGAGGTCTCTGCCTTAATTAATGAATATTGTTTTGACTATCTGGATGGCCCCATTATCCGGATTGCTGCTCAGGATACCCCGGTACCGTATAGTGCACAGATGGAAGAAGCCTTTATTCCACAGCCGAAGAATGTTATTTCTGCTGTAGAAAAATTGATGCGTTATTAA
- a CDS encoding dihydrolipoamide acetyltransferase family protein, whose protein sequence is MPVNVIMPQMGESVAEGTISKWLVREGDRIEKEQSIVEISTDKIDTEVPSPVTGILKKILYPEGKTLPVQTVIAQIEAAEIKEGVSASPEKPGVTAKVEKVEVAKEIEKSEEIEKRYSPLVRRLAKEYNVNLESIKGTGEGGRVTKKDVMDYVASKPGIVTPPAEAEKKISVREVLLPFSPKRKITADRMVQSKLTAAHVTTVFEVDMTKVAKYRERNQDTMKREGIHLTYLPFITLAAARSLKEYTIVNASWTDEGIIQKNYVNIGIAVSLEDGLLVPVIRDADKKNLLQLAKDIQDIALRARTKKLKPEEVQGGTFTITNYGLNGSLLGTPIILLPQVAILGMGAVVKRPVVIDDAIAIRYMMYLSLSFDHRVMDGANADMFLCKVKEILEGWEVSTYEAKKSSPPTGYGGVW, encoded by the coding sequence ATGCCTGTTAATGTGATTATGCCACAGATGGGTGAGAGTGTAGCGGAAGGGACTATTTCTAAGTGGCTTGTGCGCGAAGGTGATCGGATTGAAAAGGAACAATCCATTGTGGAAATCAGCACAGATAAAATTGACACCGAGGTGCCATCTCCTGTTACGGGTATTTTGAAAAAGATTCTCTATCCGGAGGGCAAGACACTGCCGGTACAGACAGTGATTGCTCAAATTGAAGCCGCTGAAATAAAGGAAGGTGTGAGTGCCTCTCCGGAGAAGCCGGGAGTTACTGCAAAGGTTGAAAAGGTTGAGGTCGCAAAAGAAATTGAAAAGAGTGAAGAGATAGAAAAAAGGTATTCCCCTCTGGTAAGGAGATTGGCTAAAGAATATAATGTTAATTTAGAATCGATAAAGGGTACTGGTGAAGGGGGGAGGGTTACGAAAAAGGACGTTATGGATTACGTGGCTTCAAAACCAGGTATTGTTACACCCCCGGCAGAGGCTGAAAAGAAGATTTCGGTGAGGGAAGTACTTCTCCCATTTAGTCCAAAAAGAAAAATCACCGCCGATAGGATGGTACAGAGTAAGTTGACAGCCGCCCATGTGACAACCGTATTTGAGGTTGATATGACTAAGGTTGCAAAGTATCGCGAGCGAAATCAAGATACTATGAAGAGAGAGGGTATCCACCTTACCTATCTTCCATTTATAACCCTTGCTGCTGCTCGTTCCCTCAAAGAGTATACTATAGTGAACGCCTCATGGACGGATGAAGGCATTATTCAGAAAAACTATGTTAACATCGGGATTGCAGTATCCCTTGAAGATGGACTGCTCGTCCCTGTAATAAGGGATGCGGACAAAAAAAACTTGTTGCAATTAGCCAAGGATATCCAGGATATTGCCTTGCGTGCACGTACAAAAAAATTAAAACCGGAAGAAGTTCAGGGGGGTACATTTACCATCACAAATTACGGTCTCAATGGTAGCCTATTGGGAACACCCATTATATTATTACCGCAGGTAGCGATATTGGGCATGGGAGCTGTCGTAAAAAGACCGGTTGTAATAGATGATGCAATTGCAATTCGGTACATGATGTATCTTAGCCTTTCATTTGATCATCGGGTTATGGATGGGGCCAATGCCGATATGTTTCTTTGTAAAGTAAAAGAGATTCTGGAAGGATGGGAGGTTTCAACTTATGAGGCGAAGAAGTCTTCTCCTCCAACAGGATATGGTGGAGTATGGTAA
- a CDS encoding surface-adhesin E family protein, translated as MKISIKYFALSSLLLGIFFFSLTVSAKEVKWKYYATGEDRTKHYYDPESVVHISGNIVRVWERTVTSEASTSLTKELKTFREMDCSRRRYRVLEMHVEFKDGSEKEQSFSNPRWMDITQNTWLDTLYEIFCKGK; from the coding sequence ATGAAAATATCAATCAAGTATTTTGCCTTATCATCTCTACTGCTGGGTATTTTTTTCTTTTCTCTCACTGTTAGTGCCAAAGAGGTGAAATGGAAATATTATGCTACTGGTGAAGACCGTACAAAGCATTATTATGATCCAGAAAGTGTCGTACATATTTCTGGTAATATTGTTAGGGTATGGGAGAGAACAGTTACTTCTGAGGCATCAACTTCTCTAACGAAAGAATTAAAGACTTTTCGGGAAATGGATTGTTCCCGACGAAGGTATCGTGTTCTTGAAATGCATGTAGAGTTTAAAGATGGAAGTGAAAAGGAGCAGTCTTTTTCTAATCCTCGATGGATGGATATTACGCAAAATACGTGGTTAGATACTCTTTATGAGATTTTCTGTAAGGGAAAATAA
- the mqnC gene encoding cyclic dehypoxanthinyl futalosine synthase produces MSILSGKIKDILEKSLNSERLSPEACIRLFSLKDITILGMVADEVCKKKHPENYRTYIIDRNINYTNICTSGCKFCAFYRDIEHSDGYIIPKDSLFKKIEETLALGGKQILMQGGLHPSLKLDFYIDLLQSIKTRYDVHIHAFSPPEIVHFSKLNDTPVRNVIQKLKTAGLDSIPGGGAEILVERCRRLLSPNKCTAQEWLDVMREAHKLDMKTTATMMFGHVETIGERIEHLDKIRKLQDETDGFTAFIAWTFQQKNTQLDTALIGSYDYLRTLAIARLYLDNFPNIQTSWVTQGAKIAQLSLKFGANDMGSTMIEENVVRAAGVSYQMDKEEIESLINDVGYRARQRDLYYKILEP; encoded by the coding sequence ATGTCCATTCTATCCGGTAAGATTAAAGATATCCTTGAAAAATCACTTAACAGCGAGAGATTGTCTCCTGAGGCGTGTATAAGGCTGTTCTCTCTTAAAGATATTACCATCCTGGGGATGGTGGCTGATGAAGTCTGTAAGAAAAAGCATCCGGAAAATTACCGGACTTATATCATCGACCGGAATATTAATTACACCAACATCTGCACATCGGGTTGTAAATTCTGTGCCTTTTATAGAGATATTGAACACAGCGACGGCTATATCATCCCAAAAGATTCATTATTCAAAAAAATCGAAGAAACCTTAGCCCTGGGTGGTAAGCAAATCCTTATGCAGGGTGGGCTGCATCCGTCATTGAAATTGGATTTCTATATAGACCTGTTGCAATCTATTAAGACAAGATACGATGTCCACATCCATGCCTTCTCGCCTCCGGAAATTGTACATTTTTCAAAGTTAAATGATACCCCTGTCCGCAACGTCATACAAAAGCTCAAAACGGCAGGACTCGATTCGATCCCTGGCGGCGGTGCGGAAATTCTGGTGGAGCGATGCCGCAGGCTTCTGAGTCCAAATAAATGTACAGCACAGGAGTGGCTTGATGTCATGCGTGAGGCGCACAAACTTGACATGAAAACCACAGCAACTATGATGTTTGGCCATGTTGAAACCATAGGGGAGCGTATCGAACACCTGGATAAAATCCGGAAACTCCAAGATGAAACGGACGGATTTACCGCCTTTATCGCCTGGACATTTCAGCAAAAAAATACCCAATTGGATACAGCATTAATCGGAAGTTATGATTATTTAAGAACCCTTGCCATTGCACGTCTCTATTTAGATAATTTCCCAAATATTCAAACATCATGGGTCACACAAGGGGCAAAAATCGCCCAACTCTCATTAAAATTTGGCGCTAATGACATGGGCAGTACAATGATAGAAGAAAATGTGGTTAGGGCAGCGGGGGTAAGCTATCAGATGGATAAAGAGGAAATAGAATCACTCATCAACGATGTTGGATATAGGGCAAGGCAGAGGGATTTGTACTACAAGATACTTGAACCGTAA
- a CDS encoding metallophosphoesterase has protein sequence MMKIISFGDIHEDTSNLVKIKSDLETADLIVVSGDLTNCHGKAETKKVLDAVKKYNKHLLVQYGNMDKPEVDGYLAKEGINLHGNGYMFGDIGIFGCGGSSPTPFHTPSEISEADIERFLTNGYNKIKDAKWKVMVCHTPPRDTATDIVRSGMHVGSQTVRDFIIKYKPHVCISGHIHESRAKDKIGDTVVLNAGMFRDGWYIEVVIDKGNLSAALKSVA, from the coding sequence ATGATGAAAATTATTTCTTTTGGCGACATTCATGAAGATACCAGTAATCTTGTAAAGATAAAATCTGATCTGGAAACGGCTGACTTGATTGTGGTTTCGGGAGACTTGACAAATTGTCATGGAAAGGCCGAGACGAAAAAAGTACTTGATGCTGTAAAAAAATATAACAAACATTTGCTTGTACAATATGGAAATATGGACAAGCCGGAGGTGGATGGTTATTTAGCCAAAGAAGGGATAAACCTGCATGGAAATGGCTATATGTTTGGAGATATTGGCATATTTGGCTGTGGTGGTTCAAGTCCAACACCCTTTCATACACCATCAGAAATTAGTGAGGCGGATATCGAAAGGTTCTTAACAAACGGTTATAACAAGATAAAAGATGCAAAGTGGAAGGTCATGGTCTGTCACACACCACCCAGGGATACAGCAACTGATATTGTTCGAAGTGGTATGCATGTAGGGAGTCAAACGGTCAGGGACTTTATCATAAAATATAAGCCCCATGTCTGTATATCGGGCCATATCCATGAATCGAGGGCAAAGGACAAAATCGGTGATACCGTTGTATTAAACGCAGGCATGTTCAGGGATGGGTGGTATATCGAGGTTGTTATTGATAAAGGCAACTTATCTGCGGCGCTGAAATCCGTGGCCTGA